Sequence from the uncultured Flavobacterium sp. genome:
ATCAAAATTAGAATATTGCAATCCTGTATAAATCTGTGTATCAATTGATTTTATTTTCTTCTGATAATTTAGAAATGAGTTCACAAAATTCTTTTTACTATCATTATCAGTAAACGTCACAACATGATTTTCTACCTCTTTATTTTTATTATCCGTTATTGTATTGATCGGAAAAGTATCTGTTTGTAACTTACTATTTATGCTAATCGAAAAATAATCATCTTCGTTTATTTTGTAAAACAAACCTGCACCAAATACATATTGTTTTCTTTTCGTATCCGCCGTTACATCATATTTAGAAGCAATATCTGCAGTTGGAATTTGATAATCGATACTATGGTTTTCCCAAGGATTTAGTCTATTGTAATTGAAATTTGCTTTCAGTTCGAGTTTGTTTTTTTTGAAATTAGAATTAAATCCAAGATAATTGTTGAAGTTTTTTTTGAAAGAAGCAACCTCAGAAATCTCAGTTCGGAAACTATCTTTTTTGCTAAACTTTCTTGTAATTAAAATCACAGAACGACCTTCGGCTTCATATTTAGAAGATGGATTCTGAATAATTTCGATGGTTTTAATATCGGCTACAGCCAAAGCGTTCAAATCGTTTATTCCCACTTTTTGATTGTCGATATAAATCAGCGGACTTCCTTTGCCAATAACCGTAATACTTTCTTTGTCTGAACTCACTTGAACCGTTGGTAATTTTGCCAATAAATCAACCGAATTCGGAATCGAATTGTAAATAGAATTAGCAACATCTACTTTAACATTCCCATTTGTATTCGTAAAAGTTTTTTTGTTTTGAGTAATCACAACTTCATTTAACTTGTTCGAAATACTGTCTTTAGGAGTTTCGGTTTGTGCATTTGCAAATAGAGAACAACAAAATAAAATTAGAATTAAGAAAAGTTTTAAAGGCAAATAAATGTTCATTTTTTGATTGATTTTAGATTGAAACATTGCAAAAGTGCTTCTAAAAATGAGTTCTGAAGGTTAATTGAAGGTTAATGCGGAGTTAACGTGCTTTTTGTACTATAAAAGCATTATTTTTGAACTGGAGATTAGCCCACAGATTTTACGGATTAAACGGATTTACACTGGTTTAGTTTTATTAGTTGACTTTAATAATATGTGTTTAAACCATGTCATTCACGTGCGTTAATTTCATGCATATTCTACAGATTCAAGCAGATTTAAAAAGATCATTTTTAATCTGCCAAAAATCATTTTTAAATCTGCATGAAAAACAAAAAAATCTGTGTAAATCCGTTTGATCCGCGTCATCCGCGCGCCAACATAATAACAAATGAAACAAAGAATCAATTTATTAATCGCATTTTCTGTTATCGCTTTGATCGTTTTATCGACGGTTCAATGCTATTTGGTAAAAACGACATACGATTATAAAGTGGCGCAATTTCATACGGAAATCAAAAATGAAATAGCTCTAATATCCAACAATTACAGTGATATAGATTCTGCAATTGTTTCTAAAAAAGAGGCGCTTTATAAAATCTTGTCTGAGAATTACCTTAAAGGGAAAAAGACCAAATTTGATATTAAAAAACGTATTCTCGACAATGAATTTCAAGATGCATTGACGCAGAAAATCCAACGTAAGTTTGAGCGCGATTTACCAAATCTTAAAATTGATTTTGCGATTGTACTCAATAAATTTATACTGTATCAAAACACAAAAAAAGCAGATACAATTTTCTCCGAAAAGCCATTTATTCAAAACAAATTATACGGAAATCTGGCTTCATTAAATCACGCTTTTCTGGTTCGAAATTATGTTGGGACCACAAACGGAACTTATGCCAATCAGGATTACAAATTATTGACAGAAGATTCAATGTATGTTTCTGTAATCGACTGGGAAATGATTATTTTAAGACGAATGATGGTTGTTTTGATCTTATCATTATTATCGATTTTAACGCTTATCACACTTTTTGTAATCGCAATAAAAGCTTTAATCAAACAGAAAAAAGTAAGCGATGTAAAAACTGATTTCATCAATAATATTACGCACGAACTTAAAACTCCTTTAGCAACTTTAAGTATTTCTACCAAAATCCTAGAGAAGAAAAATATTCGTGATGATGATGAAAATTTCCATGCAATTGTCAATACGATTTCACGCCAAAATAATCGTTTACAAAATTTGATTGATCAGGTTATGGCAAATTCATTGGCTGAAAATGAGATTGAATTGCAAAAAGAAAAAATAGAAACCGAAGATTTTCTGACCGCAATTGTGAATGATTTTAAAATTACATTCCCAAAAATCAATCTTCAAACTGATTTTCAAACACAGAAAACAATTTTAGTTTTAGACAAATTCCATCTGACAACGGCTTTCTTAAATGTTCTGGAAAATGCTGTAAAATATGGTTCAAATACGATTACGATAAAAACAAGAATAGTCCAAAATCAATTTTCGATTAGTATTGAAGATGACGGAATTGGAATTGAAAAGAACAAACAATCGCTTCTTTTTGATAAATTTTATCGCGTAGAACAAGGAAATCTTCACAATACAAAAGGCTTAGGTTTAGGATTGTATTATGTCAATCAAATTATAAAAGCGCATCAGGGCACAATTAATGTTGTGAGTGATTTAGGAAAAGGAACTCAGTTTACTATTTTATTAAAAATTTAATTACCTTATTTTGAAAAAATTACTTTTAGCTGAAGACGATTTTGATTTTGCTGGAATTTTAAAAAAATATTTAGAATTGCATCAATTTGAAGTAATCTGGGCAGAAAATGGAGAAATAGCTTTAGACTATTTTAAAAACCAGGATTTTGACATTTGTGTTTTTGACGTTATGATGCCAAAATTGGACGGATTTTCATTGGCCGAAAAAATAATTACAATCAATCCTGAGATTCCATTTATTTTTCTAACAGCAAGAAAGTTAAAAGAAGACAAAATCACCGGATTAAAACTTGGTGCAGACGATTATATTATAAAACCTTTTGAAGTCGACGAACTGGTTTTGCGTTTGCAGAATATTCTAAAAAGAATTGAACAAAAAAGAACTCTGGACGGAAATAATATAATTGAAATTGGTTCTTATATCTTTGATAATGAAAGATTAACTCTCAACAATAGAAATCATGTTCAGCAGCTTACAGAAATGGAAGCTTCGCTTATTGAGTATTTATATCTGAATCACAATACGTTATTAAAAAGAGACCAAATTTTAATGTCGGTTTGGAAAAAAGATGATTATTTCTCCGGTCGAAGTATGGATGTTTTTATCAGCAGACTTAGAAAATACTTTAATTCAGATCCAAAAATCAGTATTGAAAGTGTTCGCAATATTGGCTTAGAATTTAAAATAGAAAAACCTTGACGAATCAAGGTTTTTCTATTTTTTTTTAGATTATTTCCCGATAACCCAACCTAATGTAAAGTTCGCTAAAGGAACAAACTCAGTATCATATTTATCAAAATTTATTCCTGGCCCAACACATAGTTCAAGATTAAATCTTCCTTTATAAGTGCGTTGTAATCCCCAAAGTGCCCCTAATGTAACCGAAGAAGAATATTCTCCATACTTGCTATTCGTAGAAATAGATTGAAAATTATAGGAAGCTGAAGCAGCAATAAAATTCCCTGAGTTATAGGCTGTCCTTTTTCCTTTGGCAGCTCTTTTTTCTAAATTATAATAATGACGAAATTGTTCCGTGATCATCGGAAAAATATAAACATTTGATTCATCATAATAACTATTATAACGGTAACCAGCTCCTAAAGTTGCCTCCGAATATAATGTGTTTTTAGCCGATAAACCATGCTCATAAACGAAGCCAGGAAACAACATATTAATTTTAAATTGATTTTTTCTGACAGAAGTTACAGCTTCATCTTGTGCATAAACCCCATTAAACAAAAGAACGGCCAGACATAAGAACAGATAATTTTTTTTCATTTTGGTTATTTAAATTGGTTGCGCCAAAAATAGCATTTAAATAATACAAATCGTATTAAAAGAGTCTTTTAACACTGAAAAAAATATAAGTTTTAAAGGCAATTGTATAACAGCACCAAAAGATATCATAATAAATTTGTTATGAACCTTTTAAAACTAGAAATCATGAACCTAAAAAGATTTTTTGGAGCCTTGCTAACCATTCTTGGTATAGTTGGACTTATTTATACAGCCGTAATATTCTCCAGTACATCCGGAGCAACAAGAGATATCAAATCACTAATTATTTATGGAATTCTGGGTATTGTTTTCTTTACGTCCGGAATCAGTTTAGTGCGTACTACCAAAGACGAATCATAATTTATTGAGGCAACAAAACGTTGGCAATTTTTGTATAAAGAGGAGTTTCTACATTGTATTTAGCGCCTTCTTTTACCACAAACTGAGTTAATGAAATTGCCTCTGTATTTTTGCCTGCCAATAAATCTCTGTGCATAGATGAAGTCGCTTCTTTTGGCGATTTCTCTAATTTTACGATTGTTTGTTGTACAATATCGTTTGGTAATTTTAGCTTTTTGGCTTTGGCAACCGCTACAATTTCATGTATTAATTGAATATAAAGTTCTTTAGATTCGGGATTGTTTAAAATCTCTCCAATATTCTCATTCAAATAAGAAGTTGCAGAAGCTAATGCCGAAATAAAAATGAATTTCTCCCAAACCGTTTCTTCAATATTTTCAACCAAATAACTTTCGATTTTGGCCTTTTGCAAAATATCTTGTAATTCTTCTAATTTTGATCTTGAAGCCGTTTTAGAGCCAAAAAATAACTTTTCATAAAAACCCATTTTCCTGATCGTTCCAGGCGAAAAGATCATTGAAATAATATAAACACAACCTTCTAAAACTACATTCTCAGGAAATAATTCCTGAATGCGTTCCGGCGCATCAACACCATTATATAACGGAAGAATAACGGTTTCCGAAACAATACATTTTTTTAACGAAAGTAAACTTTCCTCGATATCATAGGTTTTGGTAGCGCAAACTAAATAATCTAATTGCCCAATTTCATCCGGATTATTCGAAACCAATTTTGGATGAACAATAAATTCAGTTTCATCAGTAACGATTTTTAATCCGTCCTGAGCAATTATCCTTTGAGTTTCTCCACGCGCAATAAAGACAATTTCAATCGCATCCGATCCAAAATAAGCTTTCGCCAAAAGTCCACCAAAATAACCTCCAACTCCACCAAGTCCTAAAATTCCGATTCTTGTT
This genomic interval carries:
- a CDS encoding 2-dehydropantoate 2-reductase translates to MKTRIGILGLGGVGGYFGGLLAKAYFGSDAIEIVFIARGETQRIIAQDGLKIVTDETEFIVHPKLVSNNPDEIGQLDYLVCATKTYDIEESLLSLKKCIVSETVILPLYNGVDAPERIQELFPENVVLEGCVYIISMIFSPGTIRKMGFYEKLFFGSKTASRSKLEELQDILQKAKIESYLVENIEETVWEKFIFISALASATSYLNENIGEILNNPESKELYIQLIHEIVAVAKAKKLKLPNDIVQQTIVKLEKSPKEATSSMHRDLLAGKNTEAISLTQFVVKEGAKYNVETPLYTKIANVLLPQ
- a CDS encoding HAMP domain-containing sensor histidine kinase, giving the protein MKQRINLLIAFSVIALIVLSTVQCYLVKTTYDYKVAQFHTEIKNEIALISNNYSDIDSAIVSKKEALYKILSENYLKGKKTKFDIKKRILDNEFQDALTQKIQRKFERDLPNLKIDFAIVLNKFILYQNTKKADTIFSEKPFIQNKLYGNLASLNHAFLVRNYVGTTNGTYANQDYKLLTEDSMYVSVIDWEMIILRRMMVVLILSLLSILTLITLFVIAIKALIKQKKVSDVKTDFINNITHELKTPLATLSISTKILEKKNIRDDDENFHAIVNTISRQNNRLQNLIDQVMANSLAENEIELQKEKIETEDFLTAIVNDFKITFPKINLQTDFQTQKTILVLDKFHLTTAFLNVLENAVKYGSNTITIKTRIVQNQFSISIEDDGIGIEKNKQSLLFDKFYRVEQGNLHNTKGLGLGLYYVNQIIKAHQGTINVVSDLGKGTQFTILLKI
- a CDS encoding DUF3575 domain-containing protein, whose translation is MKKNYLFLCLAVLLFNGVYAQDEAVTSVRKNQFKINMLFPGFVYEHGLSAKNTLYSEATLGAGYRYNSYYDESNVYIFPMITEQFRHYYNLEKRAAKGKRTAYNSGNFIAASASYNFQSISTNSKYGEYSSSVTLGALWGLQRTYKGRFNLELCVGPGINFDKYDTEFVPLANFTLGWVIGK
- a CDS encoding response regulator transcription factor, encoding MKKLLLAEDDFDFAGILKKYLELHQFEVIWAENGEIALDYFKNQDFDICVFDVMMPKLDGFSLAEKIITINPEIPFIFLTARKLKEDKITGLKLGADDYIIKPFEVDELVLRLQNILKRIEQKRTLDGNNIIEIGSYIFDNERLTLNNRNHVQQLTEMEASLIEYLYLNHNTLLKRDQILMSVWKKDDYFSGRSMDVFISRLRKYFNSDPKISIESVRNIGLEFKIEKP